The following proteins are co-located in the Aurantiacibacter atlanticus genome:
- the rpmH gene encoding 50S ribosomal protein L34, whose amino-acid sequence MKRTFQPSNLVRARRHGFFARKSTVGGRKVLRNRRRRGRKKLCA is encoded by the coding sequence ATGAAGCGCACTTTCCAGCCGAGCAATCTTGTGCGCGCTCGCCGCCACGGCTTTTTTGCCCGTAAGTCCACCGTTGGTGGCCGCAAAGTATTGCGCAATCGCCGTCGTCGCGGCCGCAAGAAACTCTGCGCCTGA
- the ykgO gene encoding type B 50S ribosomal protein L36 translates to MKIRNSLKSLKNRHRDCRVIRRRGRTYVINKTNRRFKARQG, encoded by the coding sequence ATGAAGATCCGCAACAGCCTCAAGTCGCTGAAGAACCGCCATCGCGATTGCCGCGTTATTCGTCGGCGTGGTCGCACCTATGTGATCAACAAGACCAACCGTCGCTTCAAGGCCCGCCAGGGCTGA
- the yidD gene encoding membrane protein insertion efficiency factor YidD — MKQVLILIARFWQLGPSRILPPTCRFQPSCSAYAIGALQRHGAIRGGWLALKRILRCNPWGGHGHDPVP; from the coding sequence GTGAAGCAGGTGCTGATCCTTATTGCGCGGTTCTGGCAGCTCGGGCCAAGCCGTATCCTGCCGCCAACCTGCCGTTTCCAGCCAAGCTGCAGTGCCTATGCAATCGGGGCTCTGCAAAGACACGGGGCGATTCGGGGTGGATGGCTCGCGCTTAAGCGTATACTGCGCTGCAATCCTTGGGGGGGGCACGGGCATGATCCCGTGCCATAG
- a CDS encoding M14 family metallopeptidase encodes MSEMDIVIDSAFDSGNIEITSIKGATAKLRIPRDYKSEFAQWFHFRVCGAAGRELVLEIEGLEDSAYPAGWPGYNACVSEDRAFWGRAESKYDADTGNGTLTIRYTPASDITWFAYFAPYSIERHNDLVAEAASADGVAYRRLGQTLDGRPLDCLEMGEGETQVWLYARQHPGESMAEWWMEGALEVLTDPADVTGRALRAKCRIHIVPNCNPDGSFRGHLRTNADGVNLNREWAEPSADTSPEVLAIRKAMDESGVDFAMDVHGDEAIAAVFLAGFEGIPSWTDEMGERLYRYQRILDRRTPDFQSAKGYPKSSPGKANLAISTNQVAQRFGATAMTLEMPFKDNDDWPDAEQGWSPERCKLLARECLAALVEWLESDAD; translated from the coding sequence ATGAGCGAAATGGACATTGTCATCGATTCTGCTTTTGACAGCGGCAATATCGAAATCACCAGCATCAAGGGCGCCACCGCAAAGCTGCGTATCCCGCGCGATTACAAAAGCGAATTTGCCCAGTGGTTTCATTTCCGCGTCTGCGGCGCGGCGGGGCGCGAACTCGTGTTGGAAATTGAAGGGCTGGAAGACAGCGCCTATCCGGCAGGTTGGCCGGGCTACAATGCCTGCGTTTCGGAAGATCGTGCATTCTGGGGCCGTGCCGAAAGCAAATATGATGCAGATACGGGCAATGGCACGCTGACAATCCGTTACACACCTGCAAGCGATATTACCTGGTTCGCCTATTTCGCGCCTTACTCGATAGAGCGTCACAATGATCTTGTCGCAGAAGCGGCAAGCGCGGATGGCGTAGCATATCGCCGCCTTGGCCAGACGCTGGACGGGCGTCCGCTCGATTGCCTCGAAATGGGCGAAGGAGAAACACAGGTCTGGCTTTATGCGCGCCAGCATCCGGGTGAAAGCATGGCCGAATGGTGGATGGAAGGCGCGCTTGAAGTACTGACCGATCCGGCAGATGTGACAGGTCGTGCATTGCGCGCAAAATGCCGCATCCATATCGTGCCAAACTGCAATCCTGACGGCAGCTTTCGTGGCCATTTGCGCACCAATGCAGACGGCGTGAACCTCAATCGTGAATGGGCAGAACCGAGCGCAGACACCTCACCCGAAGTGCTCGCCATACGCAAAGCGATGGACGAAAGCGGTGTCGATTTCGCAATGGACGTGCATGGTGATGAAGCGATCGCCGCAGTGTTCCTGGCCGGGTTCGAAGGCATCCCTTCATGGACGGACGAAATGGGTGAGCGCTTATATCGCTATCAACGCATCCTTGATCGCCGCACGCCCGATTTTCAGAGCGCTAAGGGTTACCCCAAATCATCGCCCGGCAAGGCCAATCTGGCCATCAGCACCAATCAGGTGGCCCAGCGTTTCGGCGCCACAGCAATGACGCTGGAAATGCCGTTTAAGGATAATGATGACTGGCCCGATGCAGAGCAGGGGTGGAGCCCGGAACGCTGCAAACTGCTGGCGCGTGAATGTCTTGCCGCTCTGGTTGAATGGCTGGAAAGTGACGCGGACTAG
- a CDS encoding replicative DNA helicase has protein sequence MPTQEILTRPDTDTNGETASHGRSLPANLEAEAAFIGAVLIDNRVLEELPIELAAKHFFAPVHQRIFDRVLVGIERQMIVTPVTLRPYFENDEGMKELGGSAYLAQLTADGQGLLAPRELAQQIYDLALLRELVSVGRELVENALDTSDEVEPMRQIESAEARLFEVAEGATSENTGTSFRSASHEAIRMVEAAMNSGGGLSGKTTGLALIDNKTAGLHNSDLIILAGRPGMGKSSLAMNIAFNCAEEHLRFQRDGGPHNYGAPAAFFSLEMSADQLATRILAEQAEVSSEALRSGKLNRDEFQKLSYAAQRLSELPLFIDDTPALSISALRTRARRLKRRHDIGLIVVDYLQLLQGSGRASDNRVNEISEISRGLKTLAKELQVPVIALSQLSRAVEQREDKRPMLSDLRESGSIEQDADMVWFIFRAEYYHEALRPDMPSETSSESDQEKYRVWEDRFLELKNRATLMVAKQRHGSTGNVPLHFQSEFTKFTSPNIKDYSDYGYE, from the coding sequence ATGCCAACCCAAGAAATCCTGACCCGTCCAGATACCGACACCAACGGCGAAACCGCGTCGCATGGCCGAAGCCTGCCCGCCAATCTGGAAGCGGAGGCGGCTTTCATCGGTGCCGTGCTGATCGATAACAGAGTGCTGGAAGAATTGCCGATAGAGCTGGCGGCCAAGCATTTCTTCGCGCCCGTTCACCAGCGCATCTTTGATCGCGTATTGGTGGGGATAGAGCGGCAGATGATCGTCACGCCGGTCACACTTCGTCCCTATTTCGAAAATGACGAAGGCATGAAGGAACTGGGCGGCAGTGCCTATCTGGCGCAGCTGACGGCAGACGGACAGGGTCTGCTTGCGCCGCGTGAACTGGCCCAACAGATTTATGATCTGGCGCTCTTGCGCGAATTGGTCAGCGTTGGCCGTGAACTTGTTGAAAATGCGCTCGACACGTCCGACGAAGTGGAACCGATGCGCCAGATCGAAAGCGCCGAAGCGCGTCTGTTCGAGGTGGCCGAGGGCGCGACTTCGGAAAACACCGGCACCAGCTTCCGCAGTGCATCGCACGAAGCGATCCGTATGGTCGAAGCGGCGATGAATTCGGGCGGTGGCCTGTCGGGGAAAACCACCGGTCTTGCGCTGATCGACAACAAGACCGCCGGCCTGCACAATTCCGATCTGATTATCCTTGCCGGGCGTCCCGGTATGGGCAAATCGTCGCTGGCGATGAATATTGCCTTCAATTGCGCCGAAGAGCATTTGCGATTTCAGCGCGATGGCGGCCCGCATAATTACGGCGCACCAGCAGCCTTTTTCAGCCTGGAGATGAGCGCTGATCAGCTTGCCACGCGTATCCTTGCAGAACAGGCAGAGGTGTCATCCGAAGCGCTGCGTTCGGGCAAGCTCAATCGTGATGAATTTCAGAAATTGTCCTATGCGGCCCAGCGCTTGTCGGAACTGCCGCTGTTCATTGACGATACGCCCGCACTCAGCATCTCAGCACTGCGCACCCGCGCGCGGCGACTGAAACGGCGGCACGATATCGGGCTGATCGTGGTCGATTACCTGCAATTGTTGCAGGGTTCAGGCCGTGCCAGCGACAACCGCGTGAATGAAATTTCCGAGATCAGTCGAGGGCTAAAGACGCTCGCCAAGGAATTGCAGGTGCCGGTGATCGCGCTCTCGCAGCTCAGCCGTGCGGTGGAGCAGCGAGAGGACAAGCGCCCGATGCTTTCGGACCTCAGAGAATCAGGTTCAATCGAGCAGGACGCCGACATGGTGTGGTTTATTTTTCGGGCAGAATATTACCACGAGGCCCTGCGCCCCGACATGCCAAGCGAAACCTCCAGCGAGAGCGATCAGGAAAAATACCGAGTCTGGGAGGATCGCTTTCTGGAATTGAAGAACCGCGCAACGCTGATGGTCGCCAAACAGCGCCACGGCTCAACCGGCAATGTCCCGCTCCACTTCCAAAGCGAATTCACCAAGTTCACCTCGCCCAATATCAAGGATTATTCAGACTATGGTTATGAATAG
- the rnpA gene encoding ribonuclease P protein component, translating to MTPSVLTRRADFLAANRGLRVARPGFVLLARPNDGAGMRYGITVTKKIGNAVVRNRMKRRFRELLRAALPEHGLPDHDHVLIGREGGVERDFAQLADELDIALQRVADGKGERPRRPRRGDRTSGKAAGKGGA from the coding sequence ATGACACCAAGCGTTCTCACCCGTCGCGCTGATTTCTTGGCGGCGAATCGCGGCCTGCGCGTGGCGCGCCCCGGCTTTGTCCTGCTGGCGCGGCCCAATGACGGGGCGGGGATGCGTTATGGCATCACGGTGACCAAAAAGATCGGCAATGCCGTCGTGCGTAACCGGATGAAGCGGCGTTTCCGAGAATTGCTGCGCGCCGCGCTGCCTGAACATGGTCTGCCAGATCACGATCACGTATTGATCGGACGGGAGGGCGGGGTAGAGCGCGATTTCGCTCAATTGGCGGATGAACTCGACATCGCTCTCCAGCGCGTGGCAGATGGCAAGGGTGAGAGGCCAAGGCGACCGCGAAGGGGCGATCGCACCAGCGGCAAAGCTGCCGGAAAGGGCGGCGCGTGA
- a CDS encoding HAD family hydrolase, translating into MSDPHRPTAVVFDVGRVLIQWDLRHLFAKLIGDPQEVEWFVTNVVTEKWHHQHDEGRALADMMPERIAQFPDYAAHIRAYASRFNETIPGPVPGSHEIVRQLAAQGVPLFGLTNFGEEFWAGFRPTEPLFDLFKDIVVSGTEKCAKPGPRIYEIAEARFGIAPQHLLFIDDKAENIAAARARGWHGHVFEDAARLEQCLEGHGLLG; encoded by the coding sequence GTGTCTGACCCGCACAGGCCCACCGCGGTTGTGTTCGATGTTGGCCGTGTCCTCATCCAGTGGGATTTGCGTCACCTGTTCGCCAAATTGATTGGCGATCCGCAGGAAGTTGAATGGTTTGTCACCAATGTGGTGACCGAAAAATGGCATCACCAACATGACGAAGGTCGCGCGCTGGCCGACATGATGCCAGAACGAATTGCGCAGTTTCCCGATTATGCGGCGCATATCCGCGCCTATGCTTCGCGGTTCAACGAGACGATCCCCGGTCCTGTGCCCGGATCGCATGAGATCGTGCGCCAATTGGCAGCTCAGGGCGTTCCATTATTCGGGCTGACCAATTTCGGTGAAGAATTCTGGGCAGGTTTCCGCCCGACGGAGCCCTTGTTCGACCTGTTTAAAGATATCGTGGTTTCCGGCACGGAAAAGTGCGCCAAGCCTGGACCGCGCATCTATGAAATCGCTGAAGCCCGCTTTGGAATTGCGCCTCAGCATTTGCTCTTCATTGATGATAAGGCAGAAAACATTGCGGCAGCGCGCGCACGTGGTTGGCATGGGCACGTGTTTGAAGACGCCGCGAGGCTGGAACAGTGCCTTGAGGGTCACGGCCTGCTCGGCTGA
- the galE gene encoding UDP-glucose 4-epimerase GalE codes for MTKKTSVLVTGGAGYIGSHAVLVLRDAGWPVAVIDNLSTGFRFAVPEDVPLYEGDIADGALVARIFAEQGMGGGTGAIMHFAGSIVVPESVEKPLCYYANNTVKSRALMEAAVDGGVPHFIFSSTAATYGVPDVSPVDEDAPKQPINPYGWSKLMTEQMLADTAAAHDLNFCALRYFNVAGADPQGRSGQSTAGATHLIKVAVEAALGKRASVSVFGSDYDTADGTGVRDYIHVSDLAAAHVLALDALIAQPDVSMTMNCGYGRGFSVLEVLDAVDRVTNLKIERVQEGRRAGDPDSLISDPARIKATLPWQPQHANLDTIVTHALAWERKLAEIRGNG; via the coding sequence ATGACCAAGAAAACTTCAGTCCTCGTTACCGGCGGTGCCGGATATATTGGCAGCCACGCCGTGCTGGTCTTGCGCGATGCAGGATGGCCTGTTGCAGTGATTGATAATCTTTCAACGGGCTTTCGCTTTGCCGTGCCCGAAGATGTTCCCTTGTATGAAGGCGATATTGCCGATGGCGCGCTTGTGGCGCGTATCTTCGCTGAACAGGGCATGGGCGGCGGCACCGGTGCGATCATGCATTTTGCAGGCTCCATCGTGGTCCCCGAAAGTGTCGAAAAGCCGCTCTGTTATTATGCGAACAACACGGTCAAAAGCCGCGCATTGATGGAAGCGGCAGTGGATGGTGGGGTGCCGCACTTCATCTTCAGTTCGACAGCGGCGACCTATGGCGTGCCAGATGTCTCGCCGGTGGATGAAGATGCGCCGAAGCAGCCGATCAATCCCTATGGCTGGTCCAAGCTGATGACGGAGCAGATGCTGGCGGACACCGCTGCCGCGCATGATCTGAACTTCTGCGCCCTGCGTTATTTCAATGTCGCAGGGGCCGATCCGCAGGGACGCAGCGGGCAATCGACTGCAGGGGCAACCCATCTGATCAAGGTCGCGGTTGAAGCGGCGCTGGGCAAGCGCGCCAGCGTAAGCGTGTTCGGTAGCGATTACGACACAGCCGATGGCACCGGCGTGCGCGATTATATTCACGTCAGCGATCTGGCGGCTGCCCATGTGCTGGCGCTCGATGCGCTGATTGCACAGCCTGACGTTTCGATGACGATGAATTGCGGCTATGGCCGCGGTTTCTCTGTTCTCGAAGTGCTGGATGCAGTGGACCGGGTGACCAATCTGAAAATCGAGCGGGTGCAGGAGGGGCGCCGAGCGGGCGATCCCGATTCGCTTATCTCCGATCCTGCGCGGATCAAGGCGACGTTGCCGTGGCAGCCGCAACATGCCAATCTCGACACCATCGTAACCCACGCCCTGGCGTGGGAGCGTAAGCTGGCCGAAATACGGGGAAACGGTTGA
- a CDS encoding YifB family Mg chelatase-like AAA ATPase — MVSLVSTVAYLGLEARSVEVQCQLAAGMPRFSIVGLPDKAVGESRERVQAALSAMGLSLPPKRITINLSPADLPKEGSHYDLPIALALLAAMDVVDAETISEWVAVGELALDGRIVGSPGVLLAALHASETDKGLICPRTQGPEARWASDVRVCAAPDLTSLLNYLKGTQRLPDPEPGEVDDTAHGPDLKQVKGQETAKRALEIAAAGGHNLLMNGPPGAGKSLLASCLPGILPPLSPPEALEVSMVASVAGTLESGRISRARPFRAPHHSASMAALTGGGLRVRPGEISLAHLGVLFLDELPEFQRGVLDSLRQPLETGKVDVARANAHVAYPARVQLVAAMNPCRCGHLGDPALACSRAPRCAVDYQSKVSGPMLDRIDLHVEVDPVSAADLALPPPAEGSAEVAARVVAARQLQIARGVRSNAELDGDALEEHASPDDAGRALLLQAAETMRLSARAYVRMLRVARTIADLAGTGQVSRMHVAEALSYRRQPPRA, encoded by the coding sequence TTGGTTTCACTGGTTTCGACGGTCGCCTATCTCGGGCTGGAAGCGCGCAGCGTGGAAGTGCAATGCCAGCTTGCAGCCGGAATGCCGCGCTTTTCCATAGTCGGGCTGCCTGACAAGGCTGTTGGTGAAAGTCGAGAAAGGGTGCAGGCCGCGCTATCGGCGATGGGCCTTTCGCTCCCCCCCAAACGGATCACCATCAATCTTTCTCCGGCGGACCTGCCCAAAGAAGGTTCGCATTACGATCTGCCGATTGCGCTGGCATTGCTGGCTGCGATGGATGTGGTCGATGCAGAAACCATAAGCGAATGGGTCGCTGTGGGCGAATTGGCGCTGGACGGACGCATCGTAGGGTCACCGGGCGTCTTGCTTGCCGCACTTCATGCTAGTGAAACGGACAAAGGGCTGATCTGTCCGCGCACGCAAGGGCCGGAGGCCCGTTGGGCAAGCGATGTGCGGGTCTGCGCCGCACCCGATCTGACCAGTCTGCTCAATTATCTGAAAGGCACACAGCGCTTGCCCGATCCGGAACCGGGCGAAGTGGATGACACCGCGCATGGGCCGGATCTCAAGCAGGTCAAAGGTCAGGAAACAGCCAAGCGTGCGTTGGAAATCGCAGCTGCTGGCGGACATAATTTGCTGATGAACGGGCCACCCGGAGCGGGCAAATCGCTGCTGGCTTCCTGCCTGCCGGGCATTCTCCCACCGCTAAGCCCGCCCGAAGCGCTGGAAGTGAGCATGGTTGCCAGCGTTGCCGGGACGCTTGAAAGTGGCCGCATCAGCCGCGCCCGCCCTTTCCGAGCGCCACATCATTCCGCCAGCATGGCCGCGCTTACCGGCGGCGGGCTGCGGGTCCGCCCTGGTGAAATCAGCCTGGCCCATCTGGGCGTATTGTTCCTCGATGAATTGCCCGAATTCCAGCGTGGCGTGCTCGATTCGCTGCGCCAGCCATTGGAAACAGGCAAGGTCGATGTGGCGCGCGCCAATGCCCATGTCGCCTACCCCGCGCGTGTGCAATTGGTGGCGGCGATGAACCCGTGCCGCTGCGGCCATCTGGGCGATCCGGCACTTGCATGCAGCCGCGCGCCCCGCTGCGCGGTAGATTATCAGTCCAAGGTTTCAGGGCCGATGCTTGACCGGATTGATCTGCATGTCGAAGTCGATCCGGTCAGTGCCGCCGATCTCGCTCTGCCTCCTCCGGCAGAAGGAAGCGCCGAAGTTGCCGCGCGGGTTGTAGCGGCGCGGCAATTGCAGATTGCACGCGGGGTGCGTTCCAATGCGGAACTGGATGGCGATGCGCTGGAAGAACACGCCAGCCCAGACGATGCGGGCCGTGCGTTATTGTTGCAGGCCGCCGAAACCATGCGCCTGTCTGCGCGCGCTTATGTCCGCATGCTGCGCGTGGCGCGCACAATTGCAGATCTGGCAGGGACGGGTCAGGTCAGCCGTATGCATGTGGCAGAGGCACTGTCCTATCGCCGCCAACCTCCGCGTGCCTAG
- a CDS encoding winged helix-turn-helix transcriptional regulator: MGIREPLREIGCGLPHALEVMGERWSFLILRAAFNGMYHFEEFSQQLGIARNILSSRLAKLVRNGVLERTPSEHDRRKVEYRLTEKGLDLLPAMLALRQWGERYTQDVSPDLVLVDRRDGQPIAPIGIRAHDGRDLAWEELGWQTPDKIGEPVIRSDNSYPKAKFAHEQEDFC, encoded by the coding sequence ATGGGAATAAGAGAACCGCTAAGGGAAATTGGCTGCGGCTTGCCACACGCGCTGGAAGTGATGGGCGAGCGCTGGTCATTCCTTATTCTGCGCGCTGCATTCAACGGGATGTATCATTTCGAAGAATTTTCCCAGCAGTTGGGCATAGCGCGCAATATCCTCTCCAGCCGTCTGGCCAAACTTGTGCGCAATGGCGTGTTGGAACGCACACCCTCTGAGCACGACCGGCGCAAGGTGGAATATCGCCTGACGGAAAAAGGTCTGGATCTATTGCCTGCGATGCTTGCGCTGCGCCAGTGGGGCGAACGCTATACGCAAGACGTCAGTCCTGATCTTGTGCTGGTGGACCGTCGTGATGGCCAGCCGATTGCGCCCATTGGCATCCGTGCACATGACGGGCGCGATTTGGCGTGGGAAGAACTTGGCTGGCAGACGCCTGACAAGATTGGCGAACCCGTGATTCGTAGCGATAACAGCTATCCCAAGGCGAAATTCGCTCACGAGCAAGAGGATTTTTGTTGA
- a CDS encoding UPF0262 family protein: MEQDQDNRIDRITLDEATVIARNEEIEKEREVALRDLVEDNLFRPMRALDDGHAGPWLVHLAIVDGMLALSLQDRAGSDAGTIGLGLARLRRVVREYFAICDSYYKALRRASAQEIETIDMARRAIHDRGTRQLAESLDGKVETDFETARRLFTLICVLHIKG; encoded by the coding sequence ATGGAACAGGATCAAGACAACCGGATCGATCGAATCACGCTGGACGAGGCGACCGTCATTGCGCGCAATGAAGAGATCGAGAAGGAACGCGAAGTCGCGTTGCGGGACCTGGTGGAAGATAACCTTTTTCGCCCGATGCGCGCATTGGATGATGGGCATGCAGGGCCATGGCTGGTGCATTTGGCGATTGTCGATGGCATGCTGGCACTGTCCCTTCAGGATCGTGCTGGAAGCGATGCCGGCACTATCGGCTTGGGCTTGGCGCGCCTGCGCCGCGTGGTGCGCGAATATTTTGCCATTTGCGATAGCTATTACAAGGCATTGCGCAGGGCCTCCGCTCAGGAAATCGAAACCATCGACATGGCGCGCCGGGCCATCCATGACAGGGGCACACGTCAGTTGGCCGAATCGCTGGATGGCAAGGTCGAAACCGATTTCGAAACCGCACGGCGGTTGTTCACCTTGATTTGCGTGCTGCATATCAAGGGCTGA
- a CDS encoding glycoside hydrolase family 25 protein has protein sequence MGKKKKSVFRFWIEAMLLLALVGTGGFLWWQRQSWAPPRAQFPMQGVVTGAADGVIDISALRTARADFVYLEASSGENGRDEVFGRNLAALADTGIPHGAVHTYDPCIPAERQAANFVTTVPRDPTLLPPAIALDKPASACGDPVIDAALESELTTFINQVEGHAGQPVVLKVSEAFEETYAIASRIERNLWLENDWLQPDYAGRPWTLWTANAQLSNPANGAKMRWVVVQQ, from the coding sequence ATGGGCAAGAAGAAGAAAAGCGTATTTCGCTTCTGGATCGAGGCGATGTTGCTGCTCGCACTTGTCGGCACGGGCGGGTTCCTGTGGTGGCAGCGGCAAAGCTGGGCGCCTCCGCGCGCCCAATTTCCGATGCAGGGCGTGGTTACCGGCGCGGCTGATGGCGTGATCGATATATCTGCGCTGCGCACGGCGCGTGCCGATTTCGTTTATCTCGAAGCCAGTTCCGGGGAGAACGGGCGGGACGAAGTCTTTGGCCGCAATCTTGCCGCCCTTGCCGATACTGGAATTCCGCACGGGGCGGTCCATACCTATGACCCATGTATCCCGGCAGAACGGCAGGCCGCCAATTTCGTCACTACCGTGCCGCGCGATCCCACGCTTCTGCCGCCAGCTATCGCGTTGGACAAGCCCGCAAGTGCCTGCGGCGATCCCGTGATCGACGCGGCGCTGGAAAGCGAACTTACCACTTTTATCAACCAGGTCGAAGGCCATGCAGGGCAGCCGGTGGTGCTGAAGGTTAGCGAAGCGTTCGAAGAAACCTATGCCATCGCCTCACGCATCGAGCGCAATCTCTGGCTGGAGAACGATTGGCTGCAACCCGATTATGCCGGGCGGCCATGGACCTTGTGGACCGCCAATGCGCAGCTATCCAATCCCGCTAATGGCGCCAAGATGCGCTGGGTAGTAGTCCAGCAATAG
- a CDS encoding CC_3452 family protein: MPRSAIFSFAALLSLGAIAAPVSTAIAFPGQASGPYFAVELAEPTDETRAIAGGVVFTCEGTTCAGPRSGDRPIRVCSELRRNIGEITSFAVQGEPISESQLARCNG; this comes from the coding sequence ATGCCACGTTCCGCAATTTTCTCATTTGCCGCCCTGCTGTCGCTTGGGGCTATTGCGGCACCGGTCTCGACTGCGATCGCCTTTCCTGGTCAAGCCAGCGGGCCTTATTTCGCTGTTGAACTGGCGGAACCGACGGATGAAACCCGTGCGATTGCCGGTGGCGTGGTATTCACTTGTGAAGGTACGACATGCGCTGGCCCGCGCAGTGGTGACCGACCGATCCGCGTGTGTAGTGAATTGCGCCGCAATATCGGCGAAATTACCAGCTTCGCCGTGCAAGGAGAGCCTATCTCCGAAAGTCAGCTGGCCCGCTGCAACGGCTAG
- a CDS encoding DUF4136 domain-containing protein: MKQSAIALLAACALATGCATPAYVSPVEVTRFVGNTPAFLGQGTINITSAAGDDADSLAFAVYADAVQQELQSLGYRVVTKNGGQVAIVDIDAYIEDGEGRRSPVGVGVGGGTGSYGSGVGVGVGINLNSLGGPPPESIERQLFVAIKSSEGGANLWEGRASMTATSNSDYASETAAAQRIVDALFEQFPGVSGETISVE; this comes from the coding sequence ATGAAACAATCCGCCATAGCCTTGCTTGCCGCCTGCGCCCTTGCCACGGGCTGCGCTACCCCCGCCTATGTCTCACCTGTGGAAGTGACACGCTTTGTTGGTAATACACCAGCCTTCCTTGGCCAGGGCACGATAAACATTACCAGCGCTGCAGGCGATGACGCCGATTCGCTGGCATTCGCCGTTTATGCCGATGCTGTTCAGCAAGAGCTGCAATCGCTGGGTTATCGGGTGGTCACGAAAAATGGCGGGCAGGTCGCGATCGTCGATATTGATGCGTATATCGAAGATGGTGAAGGCCGCCGCAGTCCAGTTGGTGTCGGGGTTGGCGGTGGCACCGGCTCCTATGGTTCAGGCGTCGGTGTTGGCGTTGGCATCAATCTGAACAGCCTTGGCGGTCCCCCGCCCGAATCCATTGAGCGCCAGCTTTTTGTTGCGATCAAATCATCGGAAGGTGGCGCCAATCTGTGGGAAGGCCGCGCCAGCATGACCGCCACCAGCAATAGCGATTATGCCAGCGAGACGGCTGCAGCGCAGCGCATCGTCGATGCCTTGTTTGAACAGTTCCCCGGTGTTTCCGGCGAAACGATTTCAGTCGAATAG